One Kitasatospora sp. NBC_01287 DNA window includes the following coding sequences:
- the cpt gene encoding chloramphenicol phosphotransferase CPT → MIILNGGSSSGKSGLARCLQAVLPEPWLSFGVDTFVDGLPAALRASEAGIEFAADGGVAVGAVFRELEAAWIAGLVAMVRAGARVIVDEVFLGGAASQARWERAAEGLEVLWVGVRCEAAVAAGREMARGDRVGGMAAAQAELVHRGVRYDLEVDTAHAESVACARLIADHLGRA, encoded by the coding sequence ATGATCATCCTCAACGGCGGTTCCAGCTCGGGGAAGTCCGGCCTGGCCCGTTGCCTGCAGGCGGTGCTTCCCGAGCCGTGGCTGTCCTTCGGAGTCGACACCTTCGTCGATGGCCTGCCCGCGGCCCTGCGTGCCTCGGAGGCCGGCATCGAGTTCGCCGCGGACGGCGGGGTGGCGGTCGGCGCGGTCTTCCGGGAGTTGGAGGCCGCCTGGATCGCGGGCCTCGTGGCGATGGTCCGGGCGGGGGCGCGGGTGATCGTGGACGAGGTGTTCCTCGGCGGCGCGGCCTCCCAGGCGCGGTGGGAGCGGGCGGCCGAGGGGCTGGAGGTGCTCTGGGTCGGGGTCCGCTGCGAGGCGGCGGTCGCGGCGGGGCGCGAGATGGCCCGCGGGGACCGGGTGGGCGGCATGGCGGCGGCGCAGGCGGAGCTGGTGCACCGGGGGGTGCGGTACGACCTGGAGGTGGACACCGCGCACGCCGAGTCGGTCGCCTGCGCGCGGCTCATCGCGGACCACCTCGGCCGCGCCTGA
- a CDS encoding PIN domain nuclease, producing the protein MNAAQFLIDTSALARFMRGDAEQFGWDQTAAAGLVATCPITELEFFHGARTADDRARGIGDMRSLFSWVPVDDRAYDRAWQVQSLLTGRGPHRGAGAVDLIVAASAELRGLTLPHRDHDFQCIANVTGQALQWYGPGAGT; encoded by the coding sequence GTGAACGCGGCGCAGTTCCTGATCGACACCAGCGCGCTCGCGCGCTTCATGCGTGGAGATGCCGAACAGTTCGGCTGGGACCAGACCGCGGCAGCCGGCTTGGTCGCCACCTGTCCCATCACCGAACTCGAGTTCTTCCACGGCGCGCGAACAGCGGACGACCGCGCTCGGGGGATCGGGGACATGCGATCGCTGTTCAGCTGGGTGCCGGTCGACGACCGGGCCTACGACCGCGCCTGGCAGGTCCAGTCCTTGCTGACCGGGCGGGGCCCGCATCGCGGCGCCGGAGCCGTCGACCTGATCGTCGCCGCCTCGGCCGAACTGCGGGGCCTGACCCTGCCGCACCGGGACCACGACTTCCAGTGCATCGCGAACGTCACCGGCCAGGCCCTCCAGTGGTACGGACCGGGGGCAGGAACTTGA
- the lgt gene encoding prolipoprotein diacylglyceryl transferase, whose amino-acid sequence MLLAAIPSPSVNGFYVGPLFIHFYALMYIVGISIAVALGRRRWRARGGDPELVDEMALWGVPFGILGGRLYFDLTTPKDIPPHWWGPLAVWDGGLGIWGGVALATGVCVWRLRRAKASVTAMMDTLAPCLLIAQAVGRIGNYFNQELFGGPTSLPWGLEIDPAFRPPGYAQDATFHPTFLYELVWDLALAGFLIWLGRRGKVRQGSLFALYVAGYSAFRIFEESLRVDYSQYFLGLRLNFYIATLGTLAGLAWFAWLNRRRPEGAEPADEPAAQPQRPEQSQQPEQPEQPEPEEPGTPEEH is encoded by the coding sequence ATGCTGCTTGCCGCCATCCCGTCCCCGTCGGTGAACGGCTTCTACGTGGGGCCGCTGTTCATCCACTTCTACGCGCTGATGTACATCGTCGGCATCAGCATCGCCGTCGCCCTCGGCCGGCGGCGCTGGCGGGCCCGGGGCGGCGACCCCGAGCTGGTGGACGAGATGGCGCTGTGGGGCGTGCCGTTCGGCATCCTCGGCGGCCGGCTCTACTTCGACCTGACCACCCCCAAGGACATCCCGCCGCACTGGTGGGGGCCGCTGGCGGTGTGGGACGGCGGCCTCGGGATCTGGGGCGGTGTGGCGCTGGCCACCGGCGTCTGCGTCTGGCGGCTGCGCCGGGCCAAGGCGAGCGTGACCGCGATGATGGACACGCTGGCCCCGTGCCTGCTGATCGCGCAGGCGGTCGGCCGGATCGGCAACTACTTCAACCAGGAGCTGTTCGGCGGGCCGACCAGCCTGCCCTGGGGCCTGGAGATCGACCCCGCCTTCCGCCCGCCGGGGTACGCCCAGGACGCCACCTTCCACCCGACCTTCCTCTACGAGCTCGTCTGGGACCTGGCGCTGGCCGGCTTCCTGATCTGGCTCGGGCGGCGCGGGAAGGTCCGGCAGGGCAGCCTGTTCGCGCTCTACGTGGCGGGCTACTCGGCGTTCCGGATCTTCGAGGAGTCGCTGCGGGTCGACTACTCGCAGTACTTCCTGGGGCTGCGGCTCAACTTCTACATCGCCACGCTGGGCACGTTGGCCGGGCTGGCCTGGTTCGCCTGGCTCAACCGGCGCCGGCCCGAAGGCGCCGAGCCGGCCGACGAGCCTGCGGCCCAGCCGCAGCGGCCGGAGCAGTCGCAGCAGCCGGAGCAGCCGGAGCAGCCAGAGCCCGAGGAGCCTGGCACGCCCGAAGAACACTGA
- a CDS encoding aldo/keto reductase, giving the protein MSAPEIALGLFGVRHDRDLLEAALELGVRTIDTSSRYHDFGSHRALAKVGTDLLPEFTISTKVGFLREAGRSRHSLDPAELTAAARRTADELGRTPDALLLHNPEHTLARLPPAEAGAVLAAACEAMAAAVRAGLCGSWGISCWDPRPLLPLAAGVVVRPQTLMTRAGLLLDPGTRTAAAALADALGVAPSGRWGMNAFGGDGAQQAWSTPAGLDATALLGPGQVASSRQAALRVAFELPPVSRIAVGTGNPEHLRELVGATTLRLGARAVGASLSAALEVNG; this is encoded by the coding sequence ATGTCGGCCCCCGAGATCGCCCTCGGCCTCTTCGGCGTACGCCACGACCGGGACCTGCTCGAAGCGGCGCTGGAGCTCGGCGTCCGCACGATCGACACCAGCTCCAGGTACCACGACTTCGGCTCGCACCGCGCGCTGGCCAAGGTCGGCACCGACCTGCTGCCGGAGTTCACCATCAGCACCAAGGTCGGCTTCCTCCGGGAGGCGGGCCGGTCGCGCCACTCGCTCGACCCGGCCGAACTCACCGCCGCCGCCCGGCGCACGGCCGACGAGCTGGGCCGCACCCCGGACGCGCTGCTCCTGCACAACCCCGAGCACACGCTTGCCCGGCTGCCCCCGGCCGAGGCGGGCGCCGTCCTCGCCGCCGCCTGCGAGGCGATGGCGGCGGCCGTGCGGGCCGGCCTGTGCGGCAGTTGGGGAATCTCCTGCTGGGATCCACGCCCGCTGCTCCCGCTGGCGGCCGGTGTCGTCGTGCGGCCCCAGACCCTGATGACCCGGGCGGGCCTGCTGCTGGACCCTGGCACCCGCACGGCCGCCGCCGCCCTGGCCGACGCCCTCGGAGTCGCCCCGTCCGGCCGGTGGGGCATGAACGCCTTCGGCGGCGACGGGGCCCAGCAGGCCTGGTCCACCCCCGCAGGCCTCGACGCGACCGCGTTGCTCGGCCCCGGCCAGGTCGCGAGCAGCCGCCAGGCCGCGCTGCGGGTCGCCTTCGAGCTGCCACCTGTCTCCCGGATCGCGGTGGGCACCGGGAACCCTGAGCACCTGCGCGAACTGGTGGGCGCGACAACCCTGCGCCTCGGCGCGAGGGCGGTGGGGGCATCCCTGTCAGCGGCTCTCGAAGTCAATGGGTGA